ttcttctccatttctttcACTTGCTCTGCTGATAATCTTGCAGCAAAGCCTTTCATCACATTGTGATATGAGTATATCAAGCGCAGCTCTTCATCTGAGTCTGCGCTTGATATACTCTTTGGCAAAAAGGATTGGTACCACTCCTCTAAGTCCATTGACAATGATTGAGTGGAACTTTGGCTTTCTGGAGATTCAACTTGAACTATATAAGTCTCTAAATTGCTTTGCATACTAGGGCATGATAAACAACAAACTATGAACAAAACAAGAAGGATATTCAAGAACTTCATGGCTACAAATTGTCTAAAACGATACTAAATACATGAACTAATGATGTATCTATAGTTTGATGATTTTGCATTCTTCAAAGTACTAAGATATATAGTGCTCTAGCCCTATGATTTTGATTGATCATCCAGATCAagttttagaatttttattttaattcaatataTACCCCCATGTTACTTAATGTATTATTGTGtatggaaaaaagaaaagtatctTGTgatagaaaaaggaatagaaaacaTAAATTATACTAATGTGAATGAGTGACTAGATAGGAATATCTTAATTGGAACTCCTTTCTAAGAATTGACTTAGTCTTGATTGAAGACAATTTCTATTTGCAAGGCTACAAGTATAACTATTATATTGTAATTTGCATTTGATGAATGATAAGAGTGTTCCCATTGAGAATAATATGGGATATTGTTTTTCTAGTTTTAACTATACAGTATGTGAAACATACTAACTCGATTAATTTAGATATGCGTCATGTAGGGTTCATTAAAGAAAAGCTCAAATCAAAGACTTCTGATTAAAGACAGAGGGATCAGCTTCATCCCACTATACTCCTTATTGGTAATATAGATCAGATCGTTATACGAGGATTACTCACTTTACgagctttttttattttatgtgtatTCTTATTCCACGTTCTATCAGGCATAAAATAACCAAAATGACCCCATAAATGCACTTGGCTTACCTTTAAGATCTTTATCTTTTTTGATAAGGATGTGGCACATAATTAAAGTTATCCCCATCATAAAAAGATACTACTAATAATTTAATTGCCAGGTTTCTTGCATGGAAACTTAATTTTCTCAATTGACTTGtaagaattctaatttcataaaataaaattcagtTTTCTtctgaattaaaaaaaaactagtcaGCCATGgttttcctttttcttaacTCTGTGCATATTATAATAGGGGCGGAGTTACCGTATTAGGTACGAATTTGACTGAACTCACTATGTTTTGGTTAGATATTATAGTTATATTAGGAAATTCATTAAATACGTATAAATATTTACTTCCGGACTCAGTAACTAAAACTAGAAAAGAGTTTGGTGACAAGTTCTATACTCATTAACTTTAAATCCTAACTATGTCTCTATATTATTACCACCTACAGATGGGAACTTTTTTTTCCCCACATATACCATGTGGATGTTGCTTTAATATATTGATTGATGTTGGATTTAGTATCgggatttttttttgatttatccTATGTCCTACTTAAAATAATCATCtctttataatatttaatttgacaTAAATTACATCTTTCAAGAATCTTGGTAGGGTCAATATCATATTTACTTAGTTAGACCACAAAGACTGGTTTTCTtggtattttatatattttttgattccTTCTGTTAGGTATTGGATGTTGATACTCTCCTTCTACTTTCTAGACACCATGAGTTTTTGTGAGATGGATAGTTCTAattttttctaacaaataaaatatctcgaattcgaattttgagagaggaaaaaaaaatacttgataGCTAAGGAGCGTTTCTTCTTTTAATGGCCTTATACAGGCAAATCCGAATAAGTCGGGCCTTTAAAAGGCAACACAGAACACCGAAAGCTGAATAAAAACAATGGACATATATTTCTAAATCCTGCACCCTCAACCAAATGTCTCGGATTCGAACCCTCATAATCGGAAAAAATCACGATAGGAAGTGCTTCCTCCTTTAATGAGCCTAACACGATATAGATATGTATTAGTCGTGTCTTGCATATAagcttttattatttaataatgatTAAGTAATATGTATTCTCATTTTAATTCAGACTCTCAAGATTAAATTTAGTAGAAACGCGCGAGCAAGTATTTTCCATTATAATAGATGAAAGAAAGGACATCAAAAAAAAGGTAACAAGGATTAAAATAGAAATATTAGTCCATAAATGAGTAATTTGTGAACTCATGTGGATACAAGCCATTAATGTAGGCTTATTATACATGGaaacaaattattaaaaatcAAACAAACTAATCAAAATCTGGTGTTTCTGGCTCTTGTAGCACAACTGCAATTGGACTTCTTACAAAGTGCTTATTACTAGTCCATTTCAAGTATCCATGAACAACTTCCATGTTTTCAATCTTGGTTGTTGTGGAAAATGTCACACGGTACGACATCTTCTGGTTCATCTTCGAGAACTTTAGAATCGAGGGCTTAACAACAACGGAGACCATTCGTGGTGAAACTATCTCCACGCGATAAGTTGACATTGCCTCTCCAACGTTTGTTACCGTTCTCGTGTATGTTTGAGATTTTTCTCCAAGTGAGATAGAAAATGAAGGGTAATTGAGTTGTGCTTCGGGGATACTTTTCACTTTTGAGCAATTCGCCTTGCGTTGTAGAAGGTTTCCCACCTCTCTATTCGAGTAATTCAAACCGCATAAATAAGGTAAGTAGTCCTTGAATTGAGTATCGTAAACTAGTCCTGGATCATTTGCTCTTGATGGATTGACATGACCTGCCCCAAACGCGAAGATTCCAGCAGGAGTGAGCGTTTCCCTTAGGAAGGATTCGTTCTTGAGGTTGACTATATCCGCGGTTGTCATGATTGCTGATTTAATAGCTGCAGGAGACCACATAGGGTGCGCGCTTTTCAGCAATGCTGCTACTCCACTGAGGTGAGGACAGGACATTGAGGTACCCGAAATTATGTTAAATGTCGATTTTGTGTTTGTTTTGTTCTCAACCGAGGTAGGCCAAGCTGCAAGGATGTTAACACCAGGACCAATAATATCAGGCTTCAAAATTCCGGGACTAGCTGTGCTTGGTCCGCGAGCAGAAAATGCAGCAACTACCGGAGCATTTTTATCTCCAATTATCGTTCCTTGGAACGTAATTCTAGCCACAGGATTCTTCGTTGATTTCATATAATCGGTGATTATACTTCGATCAAAGGATGTCACGTCCAAGGCTGGAAGGACGTGAGCATCCGCTGATTTAGTGAAACCGTCCTGAGGACGATTTGTGAGAATCATACCAACACCTCCAGCATTCTTAACTGCTTGCCCTTTTTCAATTCTGTTAAAACCACCACCTACCTCGCACAAGACAATTTTCCCTTTTGCAACAGGACTGAGCTCGGTCAGCCCTGGTCCGCAAAAGGGAATGTCGGAGTCAGAGTTAGGATCAGTAGCATTCTCTGAAGGATCAAACAAAGGGAAGAACTTGTTATTGGAAACTTTTGGATGAAAAGCTGATTCGCCCTCTaattcttctctatttccaagcCTGAGAGTTGCCTTAATTTTCCTGTCAAGAGTGCTCGCGCCTACTGTGAGAATCTACGGGGCTTCATTTACAACCGTGCTTTCAAATGGACCGTTATTACCAGCAGAGCAACTTACAAGAATACCTCTTTGTGTTGCACTATACGCCCCGAGTGCAATGGGGTCACTATGGAAGGGGTTAGTAGTTCCACCAAGGGAAAGTGATAAGATATCAACTCCGTCATCAATAGCCGCGTCCATAGCAGATAAAATGCCACTATCAGAGCAACCAAACGAATCGCAGACTTTATAAATGGCTAGGTGAGCAAGAGGGGCAATTCCAACCGCGGTGCCAATAGCATTTCCAAATACATTGGCACCTTTCACAAAACCGCCAGCAATTGTGCTGGCGGTATGTGTACCGTGTCCATTATCATCTACTGGTGAACCATTGGCTTGTGGGAACGTCCTCGCTCCAATGAGCTTGTTGTTACACTTCGTAGTGAAGTTGGATTCACATTTTCCCTTCCATTTAGCAGGCGGAGGAGGCATTCCTTCGTCGTTAAATGAAGGATGGTCAGGTGTGATCCCGGTGTCTAAAACACCGATGATCACGCCTTTCCCATAGTTGGAATTCTTCCACAAGCCAATGTTCTGTTGCAACCCGAGAAAACTCGGACTATGTGTGGTGTGTAAGGACAAAATCCTCTCTGGCCACGCAACTATAAACCCCggtttcttctccatttctttcACTTGCTCTGCAGTTAATCGTGCTGCAAAGCCTTTCATAACATTGCGATATGAATATACTAAACGCGAAGCCTTCTCATTCGAGCTTGCTATTGTATTTGGCAAAAAGGATTGGTACCAACTCTCTAAATCCTCTGACAAAGATTGTGTTGAAATTTGAGTTTCTGGAGATTCAACGTGTACTATATACGTTTTTAATTCACTTTGTATACTAGGCCAAGACAAACAACCAAGTAtagaaaaaacaagaaaaaatttcaagattttcatAGCTACAAATAGGCTAAGagatttgtatttttttgagCTAAAACATTAATACACTTAGTAAAATGTAGTTTGTTATTTTGCATTCTTTTGGACAAATGGTATATATAGTGCTCTGGCGGCTAATCGTGTTCATGATGCAGACAAGTTGGGTCAAAAGTTATGAATTATTTAATCAGTAGAGCCCTCATGTTTATTATAGTACTAATTcttgtttttttataattattttgttgaAAGAGGATATCAATTATTATGAGAAGGCAGAAGAACCAAAGTTAAAAGGAAGAATGAATAATGATGTAACTGAGTCATAACTGCCTTCACTGGTTTTGATCTAGTGGTAAGAGCGCAACACGTGATATGTAGGTTCAGCTTTTGGCATGGGTAACCCATCAGTTCGAATCCTGCTAAGATAAGTATTTAAGTGGAAAAGAGTAAAGGAATCGGACTCATTATTCATCAAGTTTCGAACTGTGCTCCACTGACCTTGAGAACTTCTCAGATTATCATAGGTTCAAATCTTGTTACAAACAAATATTTTAGTGGAGAAGATAGAGGGATCGATCTTATTATTCACCAAATTTCGAACTATGAACCGTTAACCTTGAGAATTTCGATTATCACAAGTACGAGCCATGCTATAAATAAGTATTAATTAAGTGGAGAAAAGTTGATAATTGATCCCGGAGAATTTTCCAATTATTGAAAAAAACAATGATGTGAACGAGTGTTTGTATTAGTCTTTAGAATGAATGAAATAATATAAAGAATGACTTTTTTTCCCATAAATAAAGTTTTGCattcaaaatcattttttttggataaagttgtaataaataaagttattCCAATTATCAGCAAAAAAAAGATATAGTAGTAGTTGCACTAATATGTTAAGGACCCCTCCAATTAGCAGCCATTCTTTTCCCATTACAACAATTCTAAAGTTGGCAAATTTGACTTCTTTATGTATACTTTATGTTATTTTGGTCAATTATTTGATTTGCCTTGTTTCCTACATTAAATGATGAATtcatttgaattctcaagtggGCAGCATGTTAAAACAGTTAATTTTTCCATTCAATGAGTAAATACATCTTCCAAGTACCTTCAGAGGGGTCAACACATTTTCCCTTAATTTAGGCCAAAAATACTGGGTTTCAtgatttgtttttgtttttgtgtttATGAGAATGTATCGCCTCTCATAGAAAACGTTTTATTCagaaaattaatcaaaattttaattttatgaattttatatttcaaaaaattaatggtTACAAATATTAATAATTGAGTTCTAATTTAATAATTGTGCACATGAGTGGAGCTAGGGCACCGGAAGGGGCCTCGGATGAATTCCCtttcttttacaaaaaaaaaaagaactataAGAAAACTACACAAACACAAGATTAaagcttttattttttatttttattatgtatatacagtactttctccattttaaaaaagacctatttttctttttagtatgtttaaaaaaaataatccctttttttatttgacaatattttaatttcatcttttcaTGTGACATGTTTAAAACGACAAGATTTAAGGACATTTAAgtacatttgacataactttaatttaagaATACAAGAttaaaagtcttctttattttcttaaattcaatgtcaagtcaaactaaatcattctttttgaaCAGAAGAAGTATATGTGAATCCCTTAGACTTATTCATATATtgacttctttatattttaaatttcccTTAATGAAAATTCTCTCTATGTTCGTGTACATAttatatttaatgaattttcataaaaacaaatatattgcTTTAACAAAAGTTATTGGCCTTGACCAAATTTGTATTTGGGCTTTTACTTTCACCCTTGTTTTTGGCGCAAATGAAAATTAATCGGACTCCTCAATTCTTGGTCAAAGATCTCGAATTTGAGCTCCTACAAATAAGCCCTATAAtacgtaaatttaaatttaatcaagTCTCAATATAAATATCACACACCAAATAAACCctcaatatacaaacaaaaaaaaagaagaaaatctcTAGCTAGGAGCATTTAATTTATTCAATTGATTATTTATCTTATCTATATGATTGTGACTTGACAAATAACAAGTTGCAAGTGGGCCCTATTATCTCTTTGCTAAAAACAATGGCTCTTTGTTTGGTTGAAACTTGTCGGTTTATATATGCAAGTCCTGCTTGAGAAAAACTTAACCATCTCACTAACAACTAAAAGCATGGCACAAATTAAATATTGCTCCCTCGTCTCAAGGCAGAatgtttaagaaatttaaaaagctttttaaaacttgtgatataaaataaatataaattatcttATTAAGAGTACAATGagtgatttaaaataaaattattactaaatataagaatatattatttttgaaactaATTAGAAATAAAAGTGTATCATAATTTAGACAGAAGGAGTAATAAAACTATCAAGATTAGAGATATTCATGTTAGTCCATTAATCtttttggtgaactggattCCTgtggattttcttgaaaatcgTTATGGGACCCGTCGTAGGTACCCAGGGGATTAGTACATGTGGCCTCAGTAGGATCCACAGCgcgttcatagcatttagggggcGCACATGCGGAATTAGGCCATTTCGCcatatttttgtgtatgttaacccatgaatatttttggtgaactagcttTCGGTGAATTTTTCTCGAAAACCGTTACGGGTCCCTCCAGAGGTACCCGGGGGATCAGTACATtgcgtgtgttagcccatggatatttttggtgaacaaGCTTTTGGTCGATTTTTCTCTGAAACCATTATGGAAGCCTCCGTAGGTACccgggggatcagtacgtgcgGCCTCGGGACAATCCACaggggccgcacaagcggaattaggcgatttctccattttttcgtgtgtgttggcccatGTATATTTTTTGTGAACTGGCTTCTAGTTGTTTTTCTTGAAAACAATTATAGGACCCTTCGTAGGTACCCGAGGGATCAGTACGAGCGGCCTCGGCACGATCCACGACGCGTACATAACATTTAGAGGCCGCATAAGCGGAATTAAGCGATTtcgccattttttcgtgtgtgttagcccattgatatttttggtgaactggcttcctatagattttttttgaaaacagTTATGGGACCCTATGTAGGTACCTAGAGGATTAGTACGTGTGACCTCAACAAAATCTACggcgcattcatagcattttggGGCCGCATAAGTAGAATTAGTCGATTTCGTCATTTTTCGTGTGAGTTTGCCAATGGATATTTTTAGTGAAATAGCTTCCGATGAATTTTTCTCAGAAACCGTTATGGGACTCTTCTTAGGTACCTGGGGGATCAGTACATGCGGGCTCGACATGATCCACATCaagttcatagcatttaggggttgcacaagcagaattagacgattttgttcatttttcgtgtgtgttatcccgtcgatatttttggtgaactgactttcaATTGATTTTTATCGAAAATCATTTTGGGAACCTCCGTAGGTACCCAGGGGATCAATACGTGCAGCCTCGGCATAATCCATGGCGCTTTCATAGCaagaggaattaggcaatttcaccattttttcgtgcgtgttaacccatggatatttttggtgaactgacttccgGTGGATTTTTTTCGAAAACCATTATAGGACCCTCACAAGTACATGGTGGATTAGTACGTGTAGGCTCGAAATGATCTACAGCacgttcatagcatttaggggcagCACAAGctgaattaggagattttgccattttttgtgtgtgttagcccatcgATATTTTTGTTGAACTGGCTTCTTGTGAATTTTTCTAGGGAACTGTTGTGAGATCCTCCGTAGGTACACACACAGATTAGTATGTGCGGCCTCGGTAGGATCCACAGCgcgttcatagcatttaagggtAACACAAGCCGAAATAGGTGATTTCGCcattttttcgtatgtgttagcccatggatatttttggCAAACTAACTTTCGGTGGATTTTTCTGGAAAatcattatgggaccctccgtaggtaCCCTAGGGATAAGTACGTGAAGCATCGACACGATCCATGGtgcgttcatagcatttaggggccgcacaagcggGTTTAGGCGATTTCGCCCATTATtcgcgtgtgttagcccatgagtAATTTTGGTAAACATGCTTCTGGTGGATTTTTCTAATAAATCGCTATAGGACCCGCCGTAGGTACCCAAAAGATTAGTAAGTGCAGCCTCGGCAGGATCCACGGCGtgttcataacatttaggggccacacaagcagaattagacgatttcgctagtttttcgtgtgtgttagcccatggatatttttagTGAACTGGTTTTCGGTGAATTTTTCTCAGAAATTATTATGGTACCTTTTGTAGGTACCCATGAGATCAGTGCATGCGACCTCGACACGATCtgcgttcatagcatttagTGGCCGCACAAGCTAAACTAGGcgatttttcctatttttcgtgtgttcaTTGCATTTAGGTGCCGCATAAGCGGAATAAGgcgatttttttttattttttcacgtGTGTTAGCGCATGGATATTTTTAGTGAACTGACTTTTGGTGGGTTTTACTCGAAAACTATTATGGGACTCTTCATAAGTACTTGATGGATCAATTTGTGCCGCCTCGGCATGATCAATGGCacgttcatagcatttagggggcGCATAAGTAGAATTAGGAGATTtcgccattttttcgtgtgtgttagctatggatatttttggtgaactggcttctggtcgatttttcttgaaaccattatgggaccctccgtaggtaCCTAAGGAATTAATACGTGATTCCTCACCACGATCTACATCgtgttcatagcatttagggcgCAAAAACagacgattttgccattttttccatatgtgttagcccatggatatttttggtgaCTGGCTtccttttgatttttcttggaaaccattatgggacccgCGATAGGTACCCGGGGGATTATTATGTGCTGCCTTTGCAGGATCCACGGCacgttcatagcatttaggggccgcacaagcggaattagataattttttccattttcgtgtgtgttagacaaTGGacatttttggtgaactgacttccTGTGgagttttctcaaaaattattatgggaccctccgtatgTATACGGGGGATCAGTATGTGCGGCCTCAGCACGATTCATGGCgcgttcatagcatttaggagctGCACAAGTAGAATTAGGAGATTTCGTTTTTTTCTCTATGGGATAGCCcttgaatatttttggtgaattaacttttggtggatttttctcaaaaaccataatgggaccctccgtaagtacccgggggatcagtacgtgcgGCCTCGATATGATTTATAACACGTTCATAATATTTAGGAGCTTCTTAtgcagaattaggcgatttcgcCATTTTatcgtgtgtgtttgcccatggatatttttggtgaattaGCTCCCAGTGGATTTTTCTCAGAAACTGTTATAGAACCCTCCGTAGGTACACGTAGGATCAATATGTTCAGTATCGTCACGATCCACCGCGCcatcatagcatttaggggcctcACAGTTAGTATTAGGCGATTTCCCcatttttttcgtgtgtcttaTACCATGGATATCTTTGGTGAACTTGGATTCCTATggatttttcttgaaaaccattatgggaccTGCTATAGGTACCCGAGGGATCAGTACGTGTGTCCTCGACATGATTCTTAGCatattcatagtatttagggatcgcacaagcggaattagataatttctccattttttcGTATgggttagcccatggatattttttgtgaactatttttttttggatttttcttgGAAACCGTTATGGGACACTCCGTAGGTATCTGAGCGATCAGTACATGCATCCTTGGCATGATCCATGGTGTGTTCATAACATTAGGGGTCGCACAAGCGggtttaggcgattttgtcattttttcgtgtgcgttggcccatggatattttttgTGAAAAGGCTTCCGAtggatttttcttgaaaatcattaTAGGAACCACCGTATGTGTTCGGAGGATTAGTACATGCAGCCTCAGCAAGATCCACTGCatgttcatagcatttaggagccGCACACgcggaattaggtgatttcgctattttttcgtgtatgttagcccatggatatttttggtgaattggCTTCCGGTGGATTTTTCTTGAAAGACGTTATGGGACCCTATGTAGGTACTCGGGAGATCAGTAAGTGCAGCCTCAGCACGATTCATGTCgcgttcatagcatttagaagttgcacaagcggaattaggctattttgctatttttttcatgtgtgttagtgcatttatattttgaatgaactggattatggttgatttttctcagaaaccattatgggaccctccatagGTACTGTGGGATCAGTACATGCTTTCTCGATATGATCAACAGTgagttcatagcatttagggaccgtacaagcggaattagacgattttgtcatttttaatgtgtgttagcccattgatatttttggagaatTAGTTTTCGATGAATTTTTTTCGAAAAATATTATGGGACCCTCCTTAGGTACCCGTAGGATCAGTACGAGCGGCCTCAACATGATTTATAACGCGTCCATAGCATTTAGGAGCTGCACAAccgaaattaggtgatttcaccatttttctatttgtgttagcccattgatgtTTTTGGTGAATTATTTCCCAGTGGATTTTTTTATAGAAACCACTATAGGACTCTCCGTAGGTACAAGTGGGATCAGTACGTGCagcctcggcatgatccactGTGCCATCATATCATTTAGGGGCCACACAAgcggaattaagcgattttgccattttttcgtatgtgttataCAGATTCTTGtggatttttcttgaaaatcattaTGGGACCCATCGTTGGTACCCGAGGGATCGGTACGTGCGGCCTCTACATGATCCTTAGTGCGTTCGTAGGATCTAGGGGCCGCACAAGTGAAATTAAGCGATTtcgccattttttcgtgtgtgttaacctatgGATATTTTTAGTGAACTGGTTTTCAATGGATTTTTCTCGGAAACtgttatgggaccctccgttgGTACCCGAGGGATCATTAAGTGCAACATTGGCACAATCCATGATGTGTTCACTACATTTAGGGGCTGCACAAGCGGGTTTAGGCGATTTCGCcattttttcttgtgtgttagcccatggatatttttggtgaactggctttcgatgaattttttttagaaaatgctATAGGAACCGCTATAGGTACTCGAGGGATTAGTACGTGCAGCCTCGGTAGGATCCACGGTGCATTCATAGAATTTAGGAGCCGCACAAgtggaattagatgattttgccattttttcatttgtgttagccatGGATATTTTTAGTGAACTTGATTCCGGTGTATTTTTCTTAGAAATCATTATGGTACCTTTCGTAGGTTCCCTTGGTATCAGTAAGTGCAGCGTCGGCATGATCAACGGtgcgttcatagcatttaggggttgcACAAgctgaattaggcgatttctcCATTTTTTCGTATGTTAAGCCCATTGATATTTTTGGTAAACTGGCTTCCGATggattttttctcaaaaaccattatgggaccctccgtataTACCCGGGGGATCAGTACATGTGACCTCGACACAATCCACGGtgcgttcatagcatttaggtgCTGCATAAGcggaattaagagatttttccattttttcacGTGTGTTAGCGATTAGATATTTTTAGTGAACTGGTTTTcggtattttttttcaaaaataattatgggaccctctgtaGTACTCGATGAATCAGTATGTGCCGCTTCGGCATGACCAATGATGCGTTCATAACATTTGGGGGCCGCACAAGCATAATTTGATAATTTcaccattttttcgtgtgtgttagccatggATACTTTTGGTGAACTTGCTTCTggtcgatttttcttgaaaaccattatgggaccctccatagGTATCCAAGGTATCAATACATGCGTCCTCTCCACGATCTACAtcgtattcatagcatttagggccacacaagcggaattagatgatttcgccattttttcatgtgtgttagcccatggatatttttgatGAACTGGCTTCCTATGGATTTTTCTTGGAAACCGTTATGGGACCCGAAATAGGTACCCGGGGGATTATTACGTGCTATCTTTGTAGGATCCATGACgtgttcatagcatttaggggccataAAAGCGGACTTAGGCGATTTCactattttttcgtgtgtgta
The genomic region above belongs to Solanum dulcamara chromosome 5, daSolDulc1.2, whole genome shotgun sequence and contains:
- the LOC129888700 gene encoding subtilisin-like protease 4, whose translation is MILTNRPQDGFTKSADAHVLPALDVTSFDRSIITDYMKSTKNPVARITFQGTIIGDKNAPVVAAFSARGPSTASPGILKPDIIGPGVNILAAWPTSVENKTNTKSTFNIISGTSMSCPHLSGVAALLKSAHPMWSPAAIKSAIMTTADIVNLKNESFLRETLTPAGIFAFGAGHVNPSRANDPGLVYDTQFKDYLPYLCGLNYSNREVGNLLQRKANCSKVKSIPEAQLNYPSFSISLGEKSQTYTRTVTNVGEAMSTYRVEIVSPRMVSVVVKPSILKFSKMNQKMSYRVTFSTTTKIENMEVVHGYLKWTSNKHFVRSPIAVVLQEPETPDFD
- the LOC129889693 gene encoding subtilisin-like protease, with translation MVKLPNSSCYESAMDYAEAARIDPLETQISTQSLSEDLESWYQSFLPNTIASSNEKASRLVYSYRNVMKGFAARLTAEQVKEMEKKPGFIVAWPERILSLHTTHSPSFLGLQQNIGLWKNSNYGKGVIIGVLDTGITPDHPSFNDEGMPPPPAKWKGKCESNFTTKCNNKLIGARTFPQANGSPVDDNGHGTHTASTIAGGFVKGANVFGNAIGTAVGIAPLAHLAIYKVCDSFGCSDSGILSAMDAAIDDGVDILSLSLGGTTNPFHSDPIALGAYSATQRGILVSCSAGNNGPFESTVVNEAP